The following proteins come from a genomic window of Polyangia bacterium:
- a CDS encoding endonuclease/exonuclease/phosphatase family protein encodes MPFSRVESVQHEIRAHYRALRAIRTRKALERSALWAEIAGEAQRVLEGVERGDRASVAAPGSRARKLRAVAWNIQRGARLDDLRRAVAAPPFADADLFLLSEVDIGLGRSGNRNVARELAETLGMSYAFGVSYLALTDDFGDDAGGVENTLALSGAAVISRHPIGRVENIDLPEIRDKFHSSEKRLGKKRALLAEIALPDGPLVVAACHLDSNASPGQRAHQLTGVLDSIDRSGVTRALVGGDFNSSTYDLSSTFALARDILHKFLVTGFRATVDQYLTPEKHYERPVFDLLRARHFAVEGFNDRALGTYFYDLTDSYVLAHSQKQVGRLLTRLLVRLLRPWNGCVPVRLDWFAGRNLTPVGATVERPRAAVDGRPLSDHSAVIVDVAVQKAERSATDQ; translated from the coding sequence ATGCCCTTCTCACGGGTGGAGTCGGTCCAGCACGAGATCCGTGCACACTATCGAGCGTTACGGGCGATCCGGACGCGCAAGGCGCTGGAGCGGAGCGCCCTGTGGGCTGAAATCGCCGGCGAGGCGCAGCGGGTGCTCGAGGGCGTGGAGCGGGGCGATCGCGCATCGGTGGCCGCGCCAGGGTCGCGCGCGCGAAAGCTGCGGGCGGTTGCTTGGAACATCCAGCGAGGGGCGCGACTAGATGACCTGCGGCGCGCCGTCGCGGCGCCGCCGTTCGCCGATGCCGACCTGTTCTTGCTCAGTGAGGTGGACATCGGCCTCGGGCGTTCGGGCAACCGCAATGTCGCGCGCGAACTGGCCGAGACGCTCGGCATGAGCTACGCATTCGGCGTTTCCTATCTCGCGCTCACCGACGATTTCGGTGATGACGCGGGGGGCGTCGAGAACACGCTGGCGTTGTCGGGCGCGGCCGTCATCTCCCGTCATCCCATCGGGCGCGTCGAGAACATCGATCTCCCCGAGATCCGCGACAAGTTTCACTCTTCGGAAAAGCGCCTTGGCAAGAAGCGCGCCCTGCTGGCGGAGATCGCTCTTCCCGACGGCCCGCTCGTGGTGGCGGCCTGCCACCTCGACTCGAACGCCTCCCCCGGGCAACGCGCGCACCAGCTTACCGGAGTGCTCGACAGCATCGATCGCAGTGGCGTGACCCGCGCGCTGGTGGGGGGCGACTTTAACAGCAGCACGTATGACCTCTCGAGCACGTTCGCGCTGGCCCGAGACATTCTGCACAAATTTCTTGTCACCGGGTTCCGCGCCACCGTCGATCAATATCTGACGCCGGAGAAGCACTACGAGCGGCCGGTGTTCGATCTCCTGCGGGCGCGCCACTTCGCTGTCGAGGGATTCAACGACCGCGCCCTTGGCACCTACTTCTACGACCTCACGGATTCATACGTCCTCGCCCACTCGCAGAAGCAGGTCGGACGATTGCTGACGCGCCTCCTCGTGCGCCTTCTCCGCCCATGGAACGGCTGCGTGCCCGTGCGGCTCGATTGGTTCGCCGGCCGTAACCTCACGCCAGTGGGCGCGACCGTCGAGCGCCCGCGCGCTGCCGTCGATGGACGGCCTCTGTCAGATCACTCGGCGGTCATCGTCGACGTCGCCGTCCAGAAGGCGGAACGTTCCGCCACCGACCAGTAG
- a CDS encoding formamidase encodes MSGLGGLNKSPAGVVLGLVQLQLPTVTTPGELGAQTKRIVEMVGKARRNLPTMDLVVFPEYSLHGLSMSIDPALMCRMDGPEVAAFRAACREQRIWGCFSIMEANPRGNPYNTGFILDDAGELQLYYRKLHPWVPVEPWEPGDLGIPVCEGPNGSRLALIICHDGMFPEMARECAYQGAEIILRTAGYTAPIRHAWKITNQANAFQNLAVTASVCLCGSDGTFDSMGEGQIVNFDGVALAEGGARADEIVTAEVRPDLVREARRLWGVENNIYQLGHRGYVAVAGGADDCPYTYMRDLVAGRYRLPWESEVVHVDGTSCGFPAPTRKYAPAAAAPLKRTG; translated from the coding sequence ATGAGCGGACTCGGTGGACTCAACAAATCACCGGCGGGCGTCGTGCTCGGCCTGGTGCAGCTGCAGCTGCCGACGGTGACGACGCCTGGCGAGCTCGGGGCGCAGACCAAGCGCATCGTCGAGATGGTCGGCAAGGCGCGGCGCAACCTGCCGACGATGGACCTCGTCGTCTTCCCCGAGTACTCGCTGCACGGGCTCTCGATGAGCATCGACCCCGCGCTCATGTGCCGCATGGACGGGCCCGAGGTCGCGGCGTTTCGCGCGGCTTGCCGCGAACAGCGAATCTGGGGCTGCTTCTCGATCATGGAGGCGAACCCGCGCGGCAACCCTTACAACACGGGCTTCATCCTCGACGACGCGGGCGAGCTGCAGCTCTACTACCGCAAGCTGCACCCGTGGGTCCCCGTCGAGCCGTGGGAGCCCGGCGACCTCGGCATCCCCGTGTGCGAGGGCCCGAACGGCAGCCGCCTCGCGCTCATCATCTGCCACGACGGCATGTTCCCCGAGATGGCGCGCGAGTGCGCGTACCAGGGCGCCGAGATCATCCTGCGCACGGCCGGGTACACGGCGCCCATCCGCCACGCGTGGAAGATCACGAATCAGGCGAACGCGTTCCAGAACCTCGCCGTGACGGCATCGGTCTGCCTGTGCGGCTCCGACGGGACGTTCGACTCGATGGGCGAGGGCCAGATCGTGAACTTTGACGGCGTGGCACTTGCCGAGGGCGGCGCGCGCGCCGACGAGATCGTCACGGCGGAGGTGCGGCCCGATCTCGTGCGCGAGGCGCGGCGGCTCTGGGGCGTCGAGAACAACATCTATCAGCTCGGCCATCGCGGCTATGTGGCCGTCGCGGGCGGCGCCGACGATTGCCCTTACACGTACATGCGCGACCTCGTCGCCGGCCGATACCGACTGCCGTGGGAGAGCGAGGTCGTCCACGTCGACGGAACGTCATGCGGCTTCCCGGCGCCGACGCGCAAGTACGCGCCCGCGGCCGCCGCGCCGCTCAAGCGCACGGGGTGA
- a CDS encoding YceI family protein, translating to MPTNHWNLDTVHSDISFSVRHMVVSKVRGRFGKFSGNIELDESDLARSVVEATIDASSIDTGTAQRDDHLRSADFFDVEHFPQIRFRSTAIETLGKERYRLTGELTIRDVKRDIALDVEYGGRGKDPWGNERVGFTAKGAFDRKDFGLKWNQALETGGVLVSDRVEIELELQAVRAANAAAA from the coding sequence ATGCCGACCAATCACTGGAACCTCGACACCGTTCACTCAGACATCAGCTTCTCGGTTCGCCACATGGTGGTCTCGAAGGTCCGAGGCCGCTTCGGGAAGTTCAGCGGGAACATCGAGCTCGACGAAAGCGACCTCGCCCGCTCGGTCGTGGAAGCCACGATCGATGCCTCCAGCATCGACACCGGCACGGCCCAGCGCGACGATCACTTGAGGTCGGCCGACTTCTTCGACGTCGAGCATTTTCCCCAGATCCGGTTTCGCAGCACGGCGATCGAGACGCTCGGGAAAGAGCGCTACCGCCTGACCGGAGAGCTGACCATTCGCGATGTCAAGCGCGACATCGCGCTGGACGTCGAGTACGGCGGTCGCGGCAAGGACCCCTGGGGCAACGAACGGGTCGGCTTCACGGCGAAGGGCGCCTTCGACCGAAAGGACTTCGGCCTCAAGTGGAACCAGGCCCTCGAGACCGGGGGCGTGCTGGTCAGTGATCGCGTCGAGATCGAGCTCGAGTTGCAAGCCGTGCGCGCGGCAAATGCCGCCGCGGCGTGA
- a CDS encoding LysR substrate-binding domain-containing protein: MDLNEMLVFARVALTGSFTTAAADLGMPKSTVSRKVTELEARLKARLLNRTTRKVSLTDVGRTYYDYCARVVAEIEDAERAVTNLQEMPRGLLRVTTGPNVAFLTPILNDYMRRYPEVRVEIFCTGRTVDLIEERFDVAIRAGVLGDSTLIARSLGKVRWFLVGAPAYLKKHGRPRAIDDLKQHDCIMFGTASSGAALRLQRGDRAAHVEPPARFMVNDFDLVHAAALAGLGVALLPAYFCLDDIRTKRLERVLGDWEAPPVPVHVVYPGARYVSPKVKTFVDHLQERTTPPPWEVGPMP; the protein is encoded by the coding sequence ATGGACTTGAACGAGATGCTGGTGTTCGCGCGCGTCGCTCTGACCGGGAGTTTCACGACCGCGGCGGCCGACCTCGGGATGCCGAAGTCGACGGTCAGCCGGAAGGTCACCGAGTTGGAGGCCCGTCTCAAGGCGCGCCTCCTCAATCGCACCACCCGAAAGGTGAGCCTGACCGACGTCGGCCGGACCTACTACGACTACTGCGCCCGCGTGGTGGCCGAGATCGAAGACGCCGAGCGCGCCGTCACTAATCTCCAAGAGATGCCGCGCGGCTTGCTGCGCGTGACCACGGGACCGAACGTCGCTTTCTTGACCCCGATTCTGAATGACTACATGAGGCGCTATCCGGAGGTGCGGGTCGAGATCTTCTGCACCGGACGCACTGTCGACCTGATCGAGGAGCGGTTCGACGTCGCGATCCGGGCAGGCGTGCTCGGCGACTCGACGCTGATCGCACGCAGCCTCGGCAAAGTGAGGTGGTTCCTGGTCGGCGCGCCGGCGTATCTCAAGAAACACGGACGCCCGCGAGCGATCGACGATCTAAAGCAGCACGACTGCATCATGTTCGGCACGGCCTCGAGCGGCGCGGCGCTACGTCTCCAGAGAGGCGACAGGGCGGCGCATGTCGAGCCGCCCGCGCGCTTCATGGTGAACGACTTCGATCTCGTCCACGCCGCTGCGCTGGCGGGCTTGGGCGTCGCGCTCCTCCCCGCCTACTTTTGCCTGGACGACATTCGCACGAAGCGGCTCGAACGCGTACTCGGCGATTGGGAAGCACCGCCGGTGCCGGTCCACGTCGTGTACCCGGGCGCGCGCTACGTCTCGCCTAAGGTGAAGACCTTCGTCGACCATCTGCAGGAGCGCACGACGCCGCCGCCGTGGGAAGTCGGCCCCATGCCGTGA
- a CDS encoding acyl-CoA dehydrogenase family protein gives MLARRTVIGQAILKTVDKAMETAGGVGFFRETGLERLFRDVQASRCQPAPEKTQTRLTGRVPLGLDIDG, from the coding sequence ATGCTGGCGCGTCGGACCGTGATCGGGCAGGCGATTCTCAAGACGGTCGACAAGGCGATGGAAACCGCGGGCGGTGTGGGCTTCTTCCGCGAGACCGGCCTCGAGCGCCTGTTCCGCGACGTCCAGGCCTCGCGGTGCCAACCCGCGCCCGAAAAGACGCAGACGCGCCTCACGGGCCGCGTCCCCCTCGGTCTGGACATCGACGGATAA
- a CDS encoding OmpA family protein: MSEKKCSLLVLAIPVLATLGCAARPRPVELVALEKLRADPTLRDADRRAFDLLAEADDLLLRAHAAWDRRDTYAARRDALLGQIKMKTALAILQAEYAQSQSAQLDDKLAIVRDEDARLEDQLAIVREGVDLLEKLRATKAAAAQERKTMTEQMASAKQQAVSERQKLADQLSSQQRRAEALDGIRRAELAIRTAETVQAPRYAKVKYVAATNMLQEAHKEFDAGRWDEALARTALAQSEADGGIAVARPQYERTAELVANRARDAALEADASALSGVKLRLERAGDLQRLVVVLGGLFADKQSVLLPEGAKTLDSVKELLANYPSYPVQIAGFTDDQGAPKELAALSLARANAVYWALVTRGIDPKRLNVDGKGREQPVADNATAGGRARNARIELSILYHVAQ, encoded by the coding sequence ATGTCGGAAAAGAAGTGTTCGTTGCTGGTTCTGGCCATCCCGGTGCTCGCAACGCTGGGTTGCGCCGCCCGCCCCCGACCGGTCGAATTGGTGGCGCTGGAGAAGCTGCGCGCCGATCCCACGCTGAGGGATGCCGATCGCCGCGCGTTCGATCTCCTGGCGGAAGCTGACGATCTTTTGCTGCGCGCGCACGCAGCGTGGGATCGACGAGATACTTACGCTGCCCGGCGAGACGCCTTGCTGGGGCAGATCAAGATGAAAACGGCGCTGGCAATCTTGCAGGCCGAGTATGCCCAGAGCCAAAGCGCACAGCTTGACGACAAGCTGGCCATCGTCAGGGACGAGGACGCCCGGCTGGAAGATCAGCTGGCAATCGTCAGGGAAGGCGTGGACCTGCTGGAGAAGCTCCGGGCGACGAAGGCAGCGGCCGCGCAGGAACGGAAGACGATGACCGAACAAATGGCCAGCGCCAAACAACAGGCCGTGAGCGAACGGCAGAAGTTGGCGGACCAGCTGTCATCGCAGCAGCGACGGGCGGAGGCCCTGGACGGGATCCGTCGCGCCGAACTGGCGATTCGAACTGCCGAGACGGTCCAGGCCCCGCGCTATGCCAAGGTCAAGTACGTCGCGGCCACCAACATGCTGCAGGAGGCCCACAAAGAGTTCGACGCCGGTCGCTGGGATGAGGCGCTGGCGCGGACCGCGCTTGCCCAGTCCGAAGCAGATGGCGGCATCGCGGTGGCCCGGCCGCAATACGAGAGAACCGCGGAGCTCGTCGCCAATCGCGCGCGCGACGCTGCACTGGAAGCCGACGCCAGCGCCCTTTCTGGTGTGAAACTGCGCCTTGAACGAGCAGGGGATCTGCAGCGGTTGGTCGTGGTTCTGGGCGGGCTGTTCGCCGACAAGCAGTCCGTACTTTTGCCGGAGGGCGCGAAGACACTGGATTCAGTCAAAGAGCTTCTCGCCAATTACCCGAGCTATCCGGTCCAAATAGCGGGCTTCACCGACGACCAGGGAGCGCCGAAGGAACTGGCGGCGCTCTCCCTGGCGCGGGCCAACGCTGTTTACTGGGCGCTGGTCACGCGGGGTATCGATCCAAAGCGCCTGAACGTTGACGGGAAAGGCCGGGAGCAACCCGTCGCCGACAACGCGACCGCGGGCGGCCGCGCGCGGAACGCCCGTATCGAACTTTCAATCCTCTACCACGTCGCTCAATAA
- the amt gene encoding ammonium transporter, with product MFKIRNVKQRRWLAAMVLTVTLVGASATQAFADDPVPDKTGGFQTTPTAFSVPGYTKPVPEKATTKDLAVAVDAVAQSASHSIYSINFVWTLVAGFLVMFMQAGFALVETGLIRAKNASHTFSMNFMVYGLGMLGFFVCGFAFMCGGLNGTAIGGPASLGGTPTLHSMLTIGSAMNGDHGWGLIGTTGFFLTGNGYDASVVVLFLFMMVFMDTTATIVTGACAERWSFKSFFIFSIIVGAFIYPVFGCWVWGGGWLAQIGYRLGLGHGAVDYAGSGVVHLQGGALAFITALLIGPRIGKYDADGKVNPILPHDIPMVQVGTFILAFGWFGFNAGSSLAGSDGRIGIVAANTMIAGMSATISGVIYMWTRYGKPDPSMMCNSMLAGLVAITSPCAFVTPVGAFIIGAVAGVLVVVSVFFFDKVKIDDPVGAISVHGVNGAWGLIAVGLFSDGSYGQGWNGVGATDYLGVAGKGVAGLFYGDSKQLVAQLVETGVCIAWNVVVGGLAFYVIGKVLGSNRVTAEVEIAGLDIPEMGLAGYPEFLDHMTPADVPAQQVAAAKKAVPSLSST from the coding sequence ATGTTCAAAATCCGTAACGTGAAACAACGACGCTGGCTGGCGGCCATGGTTTTGACCGTGACGCTGGTCGGAGCGTCAGCCACTCAGGCATTCGCCGACGACCCGGTGCCCGACAAGACCGGTGGGTTCCAGACCACGCCGACCGCTTTCTCGGTGCCTGGCTATACCAAGCCCGTGCCGGAGAAGGCGACCACCAAGGATCTGGCGGTCGCCGTCGACGCCGTGGCGCAATCCGCATCGCACAGCATCTACTCGATCAACTTCGTGTGGACCCTGGTGGCGGGCTTTCTGGTTATGTTCATGCAGGCGGGATTCGCTCTGGTCGAAACCGGCCTGATTCGCGCGAAGAACGCTTCCCACACGTTCTCGATGAACTTCATGGTGTACGGGCTGGGCATGCTGGGCTTCTTCGTCTGCGGCTTCGCCTTCATGTGCGGCGGCCTCAACGGAACGGCCATCGGCGGCCCAGCGTCGCTGGGAGGAACGCCGACGCTGCATTCGATGTTGACCATCGGATCGGCGATGAACGGTGACCACGGCTGGGGCCTCATCGGCACCACCGGCTTCTTCCTGACCGGCAATGGCTATGACGCCAGCGTCGTCGTCCTGTTCTTGTTCATGATGGTCTTCATGGACACCACGGCCACCATCGTCACCGGCGCCTGCGCCGAGCGGTGGAGCTTCAAGAGCTTCTTCATCTTCAGCATCATCGTCGGTGCCTTCATCTACCCGGTGTTCGGCTGTTGGGTGTGGGGCGGCGGCTGGCTGGCGCAGATCGGCTATCGGTTGGGTCTGGGCCACGGGGCGGTCGACTACGCTGGATCGGGCGTCGTGCACTTGCAAGGTGGCGCGCTGGCTTTCATCACGGCGCTGCTCATCGGGCCGCGCATCGGCAAGTACGACGCCGACGGCAAGGTCAACCCGATCCTTCCGCACGACATCCCGATGGTGCAGGTGGGCACGTTCATCCTGGCCTTCGGCTGGTTCGGCTTCAACGCCGGCAGCTCGCTGGCCGGTTCTGACGGCCGCATCGGCATCGTCGCCGCCAACACGATGATCGCCGGCATGTCGGCGACCATCTCGGGCGTCATCTATATGTGGACCCGCTATGGCAAGCCTGACCCCAGCATGATGTGCAACAGCATGCTGGCCGGCCTGGTGGCCATCACGTCGCCGTGCGCATTCGTCACGCCGGTGGGCGCGTTCATCATCGGCGCCGTCGCCGGTGTGCTGGTCGTGGTCAGCGTGTTCTTCTTCGACAAGGTGAAGATCGACGATCCGGTCGGCGCCATCAGCGTTCACGGCGTCAACGGCGCCTGGGGCCTGATCGCTGTCGGCTTGTTCTCCGACGGCAGCTACGGTCAGGGTTGGAACGGCGTCGGCGCCACCGATTACCTGGGCGTCGCGGGCAAGGGAGTCGCCGGCCTGTTCTACGGCGACTCGAAGCAGCTGGTCGCCCAGCTGGTCGAGACCGGCGTCTGCATCGCCTGGAACGTGGTGGTGGGCGGACTCGCCTTCTACGTCATCGGCAAGGTGCTGGGTTCGAACCGCGTCACCGCCGAGGTCGAGATCGCCGGTCTGGACATTCCGGAGATGGGCCTGGCCGGTTACCCGGAGTTCTTGGACCACATGACCCCGGCCGACGTGCCCGCGCAGCAGGTGGCTGCCGCGAAGAAGGCCGTCCCCTCGTTGAGCAGCACCTAG